Proteins from a genomic interval of Microbacterium imperiale:
- the map gene encoding type I methionyl aminopeptidase, with protein sequence MIGRRSIYKSPAQLRSMVEPGLITAAALQAVRERVAPGVTTLELDAVAAEVIRSRGAESNFQLVRGYRHTVCASVNEQVVHGIPNDRPLEPGDILSIDAGAQYRGWNGDSAFTIVLPDPSRPELVAARERLSQATEQSLWAGIAALANARHIAEIGDAIQTSIEASGEDYGILRHYVGHGIGRKMHEAPSVFNYRVADLGPEVKPGLVLAIEPMVVAGSEATFVEDDDWTVSTVDGTDGSHWEHSVAVHDGGIWVLTAPDGGAAGLAPYGIVPTEIG encoded by the coding sequence GGTCGAGCCCGGCCTCATCACGGCCGCGGCGCTGCAGGCGGTGCGCGAGCGCGTCGCCCCCGGTGTGACGACACTCGAGCTGGATGCCGTCGCCGCCGAGGTGATCCGCTCGCGGGGCGCCGAGTCGAACTTCCAGCTCGTGCGCGGATACCGCCACACCGTGTGCGCGTCGGTGAACGAGCAGGTCGTGCACGGCATCCCGAACGACCGTCCGCTCGAGCCGGGCGACATCCTCTCGATCGACGCCGGAGCGCAGTACCGCGGCTGGAACGGTGACTCGGCGTTCACGATCGTCCTTCCGGACCCGTCGCGCCCCGAGCTCGTCGCCGCGCGGGAGCGGCTGTCGCAGGCCACCGAGCAGTCGCTGTGGGCGGGGATCGCGGCGCTCGCGAACGCCCGCCACATCGCCGAGATCGGCGACGCGATCCAGACGTCGATCGAGGCGTCCGGCGAGGACTACGGCATCCTGCGCCACTACGTCGGGCACGGAATCGGCCGCAAGATGCACGAGGCGCCGTCGGTGTTCAACTACCGCGTCGCCGACCTCGGGCCCGAGGTCAAGCCCGGACTCGTGCTCGCCATCGAGCCGATGGTCGTCGCGGGGTCGGAGGCGACGTTCGTCGAGGACGACGACTGGACGGTGTCGACCGTCGACGGCACGGACGGCTCTCACTGGGAACATAGCGTCGCCGTGCATGATGGGGGCATCTGGGTACTCACGGCCCCCGACGGTGGCGCCGCGGGGCTCGCTCCCTATGGAATCGTCCCGACGGAGATCGGCTGA